The Saliniradius amylolyticus DNA segment TGTTTATCGCCATCGGCCACAAACCTAACACGGATATTTTCCAAGGCCAGTTAGACATGGAAAACGGCTACATCCAGATCAAGAGTGGTCTGGAAGGCAACGCCACTGCCACCAGTGTGCCTGGTGTTTTTGCTGCTGGTGATGTGTGTGATCACGTCTACCGTCAGGCCATTACGTCCGCCGGTACCGGCTGCATGGCAGCGCTGGATGCCGAAAAGTATCTTGACGCTCTGGAGTCTTAGTCTCTGCTAATGTCGGCACCTTCGGGTGCCGACACTGATCATGACCATTCAACTTTACCGACTCAGCAACGAGGTGCAGTTCCCTCACCCCTCGTTGGCACTAAACGATCCTAATGGACTGTTAGCTTACGGCGGCGACCTTAGCGTTGCCAGACTCGTGCTGGCCTACCAACATGGGATCTTTCCCTGGTTCAGTGAAGGTGAGCCCATCCTGTGGTGGTCACCGGACCCCAGGGGCATACTGGAACTGGATAACTTCTACGCCTCCAAGAGCCTGCGCAAGCTTGCCCGCTCCGGACGTTATTCAGTAACCCTAAACCGAGATTTTAAACAGGTGATTCGCCAATGCGCCAGCGTGCCCCGCAATGACAGTGGCACCTGGATTACCGAACAGATGATTCAAGCCTATATTGAGCTTCATAAGGCCGGTCACAGTCACTCGGTAGAAATATGGGACGGCCCCGAACTAGTTGGTGGCCTCTACGGTGTGGCCGTTGGCCGGGTGTTTTGCGGCGAGTCGATGTTTCATCATCGCAGCAACACCTCGAAACTTGCCATGCTGGCGCTGGTCCAACACCTTAAACAAGCCGGATTTGCTTTTATCGACTGTCAGTTACAGAATGATCATTTGGCCTCTTTGGGCGTTACGGAAATGCCAAGGCAGGCATTCTTGGTCCGTCTCAGAGAGGCTGTCGTCCAGTCTGTTCCGTCACACTGCTGGCAGCCTCAGGAGCTGAAGATCCATGAACTTTCTGCTCACACAAAACTTTGACTGTAGCTATTTGCCCGGCAGGCAAGAACGCCTGGCGGTATTAGCGCCGGATACTCCCGGACTGCAGCACAGTTATGATTTACTGATTGAAGCGGGATTTCGTCGCGGCGGCGAGAACCTGTACAGGCCGCTTTGCGAGAACTGCAACGCCTGTCAGTCCATCCGCATTCCCACGGCGCGCTTTAACCCCTCACGCAGCCAGAAACGGATCCTGAAGCGCAATCAGGACATTAGCCTGGCGGTCAGCGACTCGGTGCAGGACAACTATTATCCGCTGTATGAGCGCTATATCCGACAAAAACACGCCGATGGCGCCATGTTTCCTCCCTCTGAGGAACAGTTTCGGGGCATGACCGCCCCAAGTTGGGGTCGCAGTCTTTATCTGGAGCTTTGGCTGGACAAACAGCTGGTGGCCGTGGCCATCACCGATCCCTTAGCCGATGCCCTTTCGGCCATTTACACCTTTTACGATCCTGACTGTCAGCAGCGTTCCTTGGGTATTCTGGCGATACTGCGTCAGATTGAATATTGTCAGCAAGAAGATGTCCAATGGCTGTATCTGGGCTATCAGGTGGATGAGTGCAACAAGATGAATTACAAAACTCAATTTTTGCCCTATCAGCGCAGAATTGACAATCAATGGCATGAATTTACAAAAAAATAGGTCCGGAGCTTTACACTTGGCCCTAACTTGGGCAAGATCTGCGCGGCATTTTCCAGACTAACAAAGGTAATTTTTGTCCATGGCGAAAGAAGATTGTATTGAAATGGAAGGCGTGGTGCTGGATACGCTTCCAAATACTATGTTTCGTGTTGAATTAGAGAACGGTCACGTTGTCACCGCGCATATTTCCGGAAAAATGCGCAAAAACTATATCCGTATCCTGACCGGCGATAAGGTCACCGTTGAACTGACCCCCTATGATCTGAGCAAGGGTCGTATCGTTTACCGTTCTCGTTAATTGATTTTCTGAGATTCAGAAAAAAGCCCAAGCCGCCCTGCGGCTTGGGCTTTTTGTTTATGTCTGACTACCTGAGGATAACTCAGGCCTGAGCCTCTGGGTCACTCTCACGCTCGTAATCAAAACTCAGTTCATCGTCTTCTCCAAGATCGATGCGGACGTTGCCGCCGTCGGTCAGCCTGCCAAACAACAGTTCATTGGCCAGCTCTTTTTTGACCTTATCCTGAATCAAACGCGCCATCGGTCTGGCCCCCATGGCTTTGTCATACCCCTTATCGGCCAACCAGGCTCTGGCATCAGCGGTCACTTCCAGTGACACGCCCTTAGCATCCAGCTGCGCCTGTAGCTCAACAATGAACTTATCTACCACCTGCAAAATCACCTCAGTATCCAGGTGATTAAACCAGACAATAGCATCCAGACGGTTGCGGAACTCTGGCGTAAAGATGCGATTGATCTCGGCCAGGGCATCGTGGCTGTGATCCTGCTGCTTAAAGCCAATGGATTTACGCACCGTTTCCTGTACCCCGGCGTTGGTGGTCATCACCAGCACCACGTTACGAAAATCCACCTTGCGACCATTGTTGTCGGTCAGGGTGCCGTGGTCCATCACCTGCAACAGAATGTTGTAGATGTCGGAATGGGCTTTTTCGATCTCATCGAGCAGCACCACCGTGTAAGGGTTTTTAATCACTGCGTCGGTAAGTAAGCCCCCCTGATCGAAGCCCACATAGCCGGGAGGCGCGCCGATCAGGCGGCTAACCGCATGACGCTCCATATACTCGGACATATCGAAGCGCGCCAGCTCTACACCCATGGTCTTAGCCAGTTGCTGGGTGACCTCAGTTTTACCGACCCCGGTCGGACCGGCAAACAGGAAGCTCCCGATGGGCTTGTTTTCATTGCCAAGGCCAGAGCGCGACAAGCGAATGGCGTTGGTTAGCGTATCAATGGCCTTATCCTGACCGAACACCACCATCTTGAGGTTACGATCCAGATTCTTAAGGGATTCCTTGTCCGATGCCGAAACGGATTTTTCCGGAATCCGCGCCATTTTGGCGATGATATGTTCGATCTCGCCCACATTGATGGTTTTCTTACGCTTTGAGGGCGCAACCAGTCGCTGACTAGCGCCAGCTTCATCAATCACATCGATGGCCTTATCCGGCAGGTGGCGCTCGCTGATGTACTTGGCCGACAACTGCGCCGCCGCACGAATTGCTTTCTGGGTGTAACGCACACCATGGTGATCTTCATAACGG contains these protein-coding regions:
- the aat gene encoding leucyl/phenylalanyl-tRNA--protein transferase; amino-acid sequence: MTIQLYRLSNEVQFPHPSLALNDPNGLLAYGGDLSVARLVLAYQHGIFPWFSEGEPILWWSPDPRGILELDNFYASKSLRKLARSGRYSVTLNRDFKQVIRQCASVPRNDSGTWITEQMIQAYIELHKAGHSHSVEIWDGPELVGGLYGVAVGRVFCGESMFHHRSNTSKLAMLALVQHLKQAGFAFIDCQLQNDHLASLGVTEMPRQAFLVRLREAVVQSVPSHCWQPQELKIHELSAHTKL
- a CDS encoding arginyltransferase codes for the protein MNFLLTQNFDCSYLPGRQERLAVLAPDTPGLQHSYDLLIEAGFRRGGENLYRPLCENCNACQSIRIPTARFNPSRSQKRILKRNQDISLAVSDSVQDNYYPLYERYIRQKHADGAMFPPSEEQFRGMTAPSWGRSLYLELWLDKQLVAVAITDPLADALSAIYTFYDPDCQQRSLGILAILRQIEYCQQEDVQWLYLGYQVDECNKMNYKTQFLPYQRRIDNQWHEFTKK
- the infA gene encoding translation initiation factor IF-1, which encodes MAKEDCIEMEGVVLDTLPNTMFRVELENGHVVTAHISGKMRKNYIRILTGDKVTVELTPYDLSKGRIVYRSR
- the clpA gene encoding ATP-dependent Clp protease ATP-binding subunit ClpA — translated: MLNKDLEHSLNQAFVFAREHRHEFMTVEHLLLALLDNAAAHEALQACGANIEAMRTELTDFVKDTTPLIMDGPESDRETQPTLGFQRVLQRAVFHVQSSGKDEVTGANVLVAIFSEQESQAVYILKKSDVTRLDVVNFISHGVSKSDDEGLNPSEAEEEVEVEEGASVLSKFSTNLNVAVKEGRIDPLIGRDQEVERTVQVLCRRRKNNPLLVGEAGVGKTAIAEGLAYRIVHEDVPEVIAEATVYSLDLGGLLAGTKYRGDFEKRLKAILKELSEDDHAILFIDEIHTIIGAGAASGGVMDASNLLKPKLSSGELRCIGSTTFQEYQGIFEKDRALARRFQKIDVVEPSVDDTTKILMGLKSRYEDHHGVRYTQKAIRAAAQLSAKYISERHLPDKAIDVIDEAGASQRLVAPSKRKKTINVGEIEHIIAKMARIPEKSVSASDKESLKNLDRNLKMVVFGQDKAIDTLTNAIRLSRSGLGNENKPIGSFLFAGPTGVGKTEVTQQLAKTMGVELARFDMSEYMERHAVSRLIGAPPGYVGFDQGGLLTDAVIKNPYTVVLLDEIEKAHSDIYNILLQVMDHGTLTDNNGRKVDFRNVVLVMTTNAGVQETVRKSIGFKQQDHSHDALAEINRIFTPEFRNRLDAIVWFNHLDTEVILQVVDKFIVELQAQLDAKGVSLEVTADARAWLADKGYDKAMGARPMARLIQDKVKKELANELLFGRLTDGGNVRIDLGEDDELSFDYERESDPEAQA